In the Deltaproteobacteria bacterium genome, one interval contains:
- a CDS encoding patatin-like phospholipase family protein, translating into MSTSSGHGRDGRPRVGLVLAGGAARGAYEVGVVQYILESVAKELGREVPLDVLCGTSVGAINACALAAYAQEPGRVRAARLVKYWTEIRIPDVVRIDLREVLALVRGLVGRLRGPVNEAGRRGGIFDPAGLERIIYNAIRFEDIDRNLDAGHLHGLSVSTTHVATGRTVVFLQRRDGAVPAWSQDQTIVPRAARIRATHALASAAIPMLFPPVKIAGEYYVDGGLRQNVPLSPARRLGADRLVVVNPRYLSPSGLLAPDAAAPIAGVPGPLFLLGKALNALLLDRLDNDIDRLARINAILEAGSRRFGAAFMGAINEELGHAPGRGLRSLEVVLVRSSEDIGKLAGDFVRSPHFRQRAPGMLGRVMRRLAEDAATDEADLLSYMLFDGEFAGQLVEIGRSDARARHDELCAFFEGAVRGQE; encoded by the coding sequence ATGAGCACTTCGAGCGGGCACGGGCGCGACGGGCGACCTCGAGTGGGCCTGGTCCTCGCCGGGGGCGCGGCCCGCGGCGCGTACGAGGTGGGGGTCGTCCAGTACATCCTGGAGTCGGTCGCGAAGGAGCTCGGCCGCGAAGTGCCGCTCGACGTGCTGTGCGGCACCTCCGTCGGGGCGATCAACGCGTGCGCGCTCGCGGCCTACGCGCAAGAACCGGGGCGGGTGCGGGCCGCGCGGCTCGTCAAATACTGGACCGAGATCCGCATCCCCGACGTGGTGCGGATCGACCTGCGGGAGGTGCTGGCGCTCGTCCGCGGGCTCGTGGGGCGGTTGCGCGGGCCGGTGAACGAGGCGGGGCGCCGAGGCGGCATCTTCGACCCGGCGGGGCTCGAGCGGATCATCTACAACGCGATCCGCTTCGAGGACATCGACCGCAACCTGGATGCCGGCCACCTGCACGGCCTGAGTGTGTCCACGACGCACGTCGCGACCGGCCGCACGGTGGTCTTTCTCCAGCGGCGGGATGGCGCGGTGCCCGCCTGGAGCCAGGACCAGACGATCGTGCCGCGCGCCGCACGGATCCGCGCCACCCACGCGCTGGCCTCGGCGGCGATCCCGATGCTCTTTCCGCCGGTGAAGATCGCCGGCGAGTACTACGTCGACGGGGGGCTCCGGCAGAACGTGCCGCTGTCGCCAGCGCGGCGACTCGGCGCCGACCGGCTGGTCGTGGTCAACCCACGCTACCTCTCACCCTCGGGGCTCCTGGCTCCCGACGCCGCGGCTCCCATCGCGGGGGTCCCGGGACCGCTCTTTCTCCTCGGCAAGGCGCTCAACGCGCTCCTCCTCGACCGCCTGGACAACGACATCGACCGGCTGGCCCGTATCAACGCCATCCTGGAGGCGGGGAGTCGGCGCTTCGGCGCCGCGTTCATGGGGGCGATCAACGAGGAGCTGGGGCACGCGCCGGGGAGGGGACTCCGGTCCCTGGAGGTGGTGCTCGTCCGCTCGTCCGAGGACATCGGCAAGCTGGCCGGGGACTTCGTTCGTTCGCCGCACTTCCGGCAGCGGGCGCCCGGGATGCTCGGGCGCGTGATGCGGCGCCTCGCCGAGGATGCCGCGACCGACGAGGCCGACCTGCTCTCGTACATGCTCTTCGATGGGGAGTTCGCCGGACAGCTCGTGGAGATCGGGCGTTCGGACGCGCGCGCTCGGCACGACGAGCTCTGTGCGTTCTTCGAGGGGGCCGTGCGAGGGCAGGAATGA
- a CDS encoding VCBS repeat-containing protein, with amino-acid sequence MNRRVLISLGLCHVLLACNDDGSVTKACTSNEQCQTDQVCNIPLGRCETKTDTGCPTVTCGPSKTCCKSGEACRFDQCIPTPTACEADKNCQNDTYCENKECIPWGLGPKGNFNASCQVTVPLGVFSPALQCAWSGPEATDPYPGHKNVYVTPTVVDFDLDGDPKVRKPSIVIVTDAGEGGGSETSDCVGDTYYGVIRVLDGESCTQQHVVEGVKVRPSVTPALADLNLDGRPEIVAGRCGGGLVALTYNPQAKKFELLWTSKPNNLGATGYGITGPSIHDLDDDGKPEILFWGTVWSNTGELLDGALGQLPYSYGLFPVAADLDGDKQIELTNGAQVWKWLGGKWTQPTAANQPAGHVAVADFGTFGTDPTKDDRSKLDGIAEIAVVSSGSVRVQTIDGRVIFGPVAFTGGGTGGPPTIGDFDKDGRVEVAVAAYSTFSVFDPDCVGTPDEKTCASKTTTGILWAQPCEDYSSNMTGSSLFDFDGDGTDETVYADECFTRVYAGKTGEVLFSQYHSSCTWMENPVVADVDGDFKAEIVVPNNTNCGIGCATNPVHPKHPTSGLAMDPIYKGLRCMGNAECPGGTCDQGFCRCTKDEDCANESLVCGPPVEGTPGSGNVCRSAFKKAFSGIQVFKEKLDRWVSAPMIWNQHAYSVTHVNENGTIPKTSDWKQNWKQPGLNNFRQNAKGGLSRNAGSDLTVKAVTPPTCDGGTLTITAQLCNRGAQGAAAGTSVTFYAEAAAPGKALCTAKNAKPLDPGSCETVTCTASSVPQGSAFNVVIAADDPGTGVSGRVECEEGNNGSLFKGVSCAAPQQ; translated from the coding sequence CGACGGTCACCTGCGGCCCTTCGAAGACCTGCTGCAAGAGCGGCGAAGCCTGCCGCTTCGACCAGTGCATTCCCACCCCGACCGCGTGCGAGGCCGACAAGAACTGCCAGAACGATACCTACTGCGAGAACAAGGAGTGCATTCCCTGGGGGCTCGGGCCGAAGGGTAACTTCAACGCGAGCTGCCAGGTCACCGTCCCCCTCGGCGTCTTCTCGCCGGCGCTGCAGTGCGCGTGGAGCGGGCCCGAGGCGACCGACCCCTACCCCGGTCACAAGAACGTCTACGTCACTCCGACGGTGGTGGACTTCGACCTCGACGGGGACCCGAAGGTCCGCAAGCCGTCGATCGTGATCGTCACCGACGCGGGCGAAGGTGGGGGGAGCGAGACCTCGGACTGCGTGGGCGACACCTATTACGGGGTGATTCGCGTCCTCGACGGGGAGAGCTGCACGCAGCAGCACGTCGTCGAGGGGGTGAAGGTCAGACCGTCGGTCACGCCCGCGCTCGCGGACCTCAACCTGGACGGGCGTCCGGAGATCGTGGCCGGCCGCTGCGGCGGGGGCCTCGTGGCGCTCACCTACAACCCGCAGGCGAAGAAGTTCGAGCTGCTCTGGACCTCGAAGCCGAACAACCTCGGGGCGACCGGTTACGGGATCACGGGGCCGTCGATCCACGACCTCGACGACGACGGGAAGCCCGAGATCCTGTTCTGGGGCACGGTCTGGAGCAACACCGGCGAGCTGCTCGACGGCGCGCTCGGGCAGCTGCCGTACTCGTACGGCCTCTTCCCCGTGGCCGCGGACCTCGACGGGGATAAGCAGATCGAGCTGACCAACGGCGCCCAGGTGTGGAAGTGGCTCGGAGGGAAGTGGACGCAACCCACCGCGGCCAACCAGCCCGCCGGACACGTGGCGGTGGCGGACTTCGGCACCTTCGGCACGGACCCGACGAAGGACGACCGCTCGAAGCTGGATGGCATCGCCGAGATCGCAGTGGTCTCGAGCGGCAGCGTGAGGGTGCAGACGATCGACGGGCGGGTCATCTTCGGGCCGGTTGCCTTCACGGGCGGGGGGACGGGGGGGCCGCCCACGATCGGGGACTTCGACAAGGACGGCCGGGTGGAGGTGGCCGTGGCGGCCTACTCGACCTTCAGCGTCTTCGACCCCGACTGCGTGGGGACGCCCGACGAGAAGACCTGCGCGAGCAAGACGACCACGGGGATCCTCTGGGCGCAGCCCTGCGAGGACTACTCGTCGAACATGACCGGCTCTTCGCTCTTCGATTTCGACGGGGACGGCACCGACGAGACGGTCTACGCCGACGAGTGCTTCACGCGCGTCTACGCCGGGAAGACCGGCGAGGTGCTCTTCTCGCAGTATCACTCGTCGTGCACCTGGATGGAGAACCCGGTCGTCGCTGACGTGGACGGCGACTTCAAGGCCGAGATCGTCGTGCCCAACAACACGAACTGCGGCATCGGGTGCGCGACGAATCCGGTGCATCCCAAGCACCCGACGAGCGGCCTGGCGATGGACCCCATCTACAAGGGGCTGCGCTGCATGGGGAACGCCGAGTGCCCCGGCGGCACCTGCGACCAGGGCTTCTGCCGCTGCACCAAGGACGAGGACTGCGCGAACGAGAGCCTCGTCTGCGGGCCGCCCGTCGAGGGAACGCCGGGGAGCGGAAACGTCTGCCGCTCGGCCTTCAAGAAGGCCTTCTCGGGGATCCAGGTCTTCAAGGAGAAGCTCGATCGGTGGGTGAGCGCCCCGATGATCTGGAACCAGCACGCCTACTCGGTGACGCACGTGAACGAGAACGGCACGATTCCGAAGACGTCGGACTGGAAGCAAAACTGGAAGCAGCCGGGCCTGAACAACTTCCGTCAGAACGCGAAGGGGGGGCTGAGCCGGAACGCCGGTTCGGACCTGACGGTGAAGGCTGTCACGCCCCCCACCTGCGACGGGGGCACGCTGACGATCACGGCGCAGCTCTGCAACCGCGGAGCGCAGGGCGCGGCCGCCGGCACCTCGGTCACCTTCTACGCCGAGGCCGCTGCGCCGGGAAAGGCGCTCTGCACGGCCAAGAACGCGAAGCCGCTCGACCCGGGGAGCTGCGAGACGGTCACCTGCACCGCCTCGAGCGTGCCGCAGGGGAGCGCGTTCAACGTGGTGATCGCGGCCGACGACCCGGGGACGGGGGTGAGCGGTCGCGTCGAGTGCGAAGAGGGGAACAACGGCTCGCTCTTCAAGGGCGTCTCCTGCGCCGCGCCCCAGCAGTGA